A portion of the Juglans microcarpa x Juglans regia isolate MS1-56 chromosome 1D, Jm3101_v1.0, whole genome shotgun sequence genome contains these proteins:
- the LOC121263205 gene encoding LOW QUALITY PROTEIN: DNA repair protein RAD51 homolog 3 (The sequence of the model RefSeq protein was modified relative to this genomic sequence to represent the inferred CDS: inserted 1 base in 1 codon), protein MEVGRLPIPASQRGKLISAGYTTLSSLSSLSPSDLALDLRISDNEAAEILKVASLGSRLDEPEGGRAIVNGAQTAWDMLHEDEMFPRITTSCLDLDNILGXGINCKEVTEIGGVPGIGKTQLGIQLAVNVQIPVDYGGLGAKAIYIDTEGSFMVERVLQIAEACIEDMTECNGLLRKDFHAGQLKMHPNNILENIFYFRVCSYTEQIALTNYLDKFISEHKDVKVVIVDSVTFHFRQDFDDMALRTRLLSGIALKLMKLAKEHGLAVVLLNQVTTKYIEGSFQLTLALGDSWSHSCTNRVILYWNGNERYAYIDKSPSLRSASAPYSVTSKGIRNSASTCKRIRMM, encoded by the exons ATGGAAGTGGGAAGGCTGCCCATCCCAGCGTCACAGAGAGGCAAACTGATATCGGCAGGCTATACCACCCTGTCTTCGCTTTCTTCGCTCTCTCCCTCCGACCTTGCTCTAG ATCTAAGAATCTCAGATAATGAAGCTGCTGAAATTTTGAAGGTTGCATCGCTTGGTAGTAGGTTGGATGAGCCAGAAGGAGGTCGTGCCATTGTTAATG GTGCACAAACTGCTTGGGATATGCTTCATGAGGATGAGATGTTTCCCCGCATTACGACATCTTGTTTGGATCTAGATAACATCCTTG GGGGAATAAATTGCAAAGAAGTTACTGAAATTg GTGGAGTTCCAGGCATTGGTAAAACACAGCTAGG GATTCAACTTGCTGTCAATGTTCAAATCCCAGTTGATTATGGTGGCCTAGGTgcaaaggcaatatatatag ATACAGAAGGCAGCTTTATGGTGGAACGCGTTTTACAAATTGCTGAAGCATGCATAGAAGACATGACAGAATGTAATGGCCTTTTGCGGAAGGATTTTCATGCTGGCCAACTTAAAATGCACCCCAACAATATTTtggaaaacatattttatttccGTGTCTGCAGTTACACTGAGCAAATTGCTCTTACAAATTACTTAGACAAGTTCATCTCAGAGCATAAAGAT GTTAAGGTTGTTATTGTTGATAGTGTTACTTTCCACTTCCGACAAGATTTCGATGACATGGCCCTCAGGACTAGATTACTAAGCGGAATAGCTTTAAAGTTGATGAAGCTTGCAAAGGAGCATGGTTTGGCG GTTGTTTTACTGAATCAGGTGACCACAAAGTATATAGAAGGTTCATTTCAGTTAACTCTAGCATTGG GTGATAGCTGGTCACATTCTTGCACAAATCGAGTCATTTTGTATTGGAATGGAAACGAAAGATATGCATACATTGACAAGTCACCCTCCCTCAGATCAGCATCAGCACCGTATTCTGTGACCAGTAAAGGCATTAGGAATTCTGCTTCGACCTGTAAGCGAATCAGAATGATGTGA
- the LOC121263214 gene encoding methyltransferase N6AMT1-like, translating into MSFRTAQIRLVSSHREVYEPCDDSFALVDALLSDRNNLIEHHPTLCMEVGCGSGYIITSLALMLGQEAPGVHYIATDINPHAVRVTRETLEAHGVHSELITTDIASGLEKRLAGLVDVMIVNPPYVPTPEDEVGREGIASAWAGGENGRSVIDKILPIADNLLSDKGWLYVVTLTANNPSEICLQMRQKGYAARIVVQRSTEEESLHVIKFWRDFDTRVDLKEMAATNKTIPARVMESLVSQFPLSAFWRSGPQ; encoded by the coding sequence ATGTCCTTCAGAACAGCCCAAATCCGCCTCGTTAGTTCACATCGTGAGGTTTACGAACCCTGTGATGATTCATTTGCACTAGTCGATGCACTTCTGTCTGACAGAAACAACCTTATAGAGCATCATCCAACGTTGTGCATGGAAGTGGGTTGTGGAAGTGGGTATATTATTACATCTTTAGCTCTTATGCTTGGACAGGAGGCTCCTGGGGTCCACTATATTGCTACTGATATTAACCCTCATGCAGTGAGGGTGACCCGTGAGACCCTAGAAGCACATGGTGTTCATTCAGAGTTGATCACAACAGACATTGCATCAGGACTGGAGAAGCGTCTGGCCGGATTGGTTGATGTAATGATTGTGAATCCACCATATGTGCCAACCCCTGAAGATGAAGTTGGTCGTGAAGGAATTGCCTCTGCTTGGGCGGGCGGGGAGAATGGCCGGAGTGTTATCGATAAGATATTGCCAATTGCAGACAATCTATTGTCAGATAAGGGCTGGTTGTACGTGGTCACGCTTACAGCTAACAATCCCTCAGAGATTTGTCTTCAAATGAGACAGAAGGGATATGCTGCTAGAATTGTCGTCCAAAGATCAACAGAAGAAGAGTCTCTCCATGTCATAAAGTTCTGGCGGGATTTTGATACTCGGGTAGATTTAAAGGAAATGGCGGCGACAAACAAAACAATTCCTGCAAGAGTTATGGAGTCCTTGGTCTCACAGTTTCCTCTATCTGCATTCTGGAGAAGCGGGCCACAGTAG